A genomic stretch from Pomacea canaliculata isolate SZHN2017 linkage group LG2, ASM307304v1, whole genome shotgun sequence includes:
- the LOC112557942 gene encoding uncharacterized protein LOC112557942 isoform X2 — translation METAAAGMASLRGLVIKKELADDFSYPTESSFSAQSPSTANGMVSEYCTAKLKWGQTENCTCEFSTKRLKTSNIVEEGEGYTIEINPSWKEELSDFSQCETGSGHRLIKPELDLYTNTESTCMESDKVKKLPKVKLEPLENIITDDILNTAANVRENDTLRTCNKQETMHIGTKMLKQPRVNEIPEGTPSSNSILPAISREAPVADSILTTISQAATASNVLSTTSQASKDSSVFRESSSPLRLLSDKDPTCVSPGMFDSAVGRDGQSKVPLHENTRTSDKHLLKTKVSKKKSTKFLKNGVTSDDLYKKFLLSSIRCNESYIGLEEFKQKKMKLEIELLKMQIQQLESESCCEQDT, via the exons ATGGAAACAGCAGCTGCAGGCATGGCTTCCTTAAGAGGCTTGGTAATTAAGAAAGAGCTTGCAGATGATTTCTCATACCCTACTGAGTCTTCATTCTCAGCTCAATCACCATCAACAGCAAATGGAATGGTCTCAGAATACTGCACCGCAAAGCTCAAGTGGGGACAAACAGAAAACTGTACCTGTGAGTTTTCCACTAAAAGACTGAAAACTAGTAACATTGTTGAAGAAGGTGAAGGATATACAATAGAGATTAATCCAAGCTGGAAGGAAGAGTTATCTGATTTTTCACAGTGTGAAACAGGTTCGGGACATCGTCTAATAAAGCCAGAATTAGATTTGTATACAAATACAGAATCTACCTGCATGGAGTCTGACAAGGTAAAGAAATTGCCAAAGGTTAAATTAGAACCAttggaaaatattattacagATGACATACTGAACACAGCAGCAAATGTACGAGAAAATGATACTCTCAGGACATGTAATAAACAGGAGACTATGCATATT GGAACTAAGATGCTAAAGCAGCCAAGGGTAAATGAAATACCAGAAGGAACACCATCATCTAATTCCATTCTACCAGCAATTAGTCGAGAAGCACCAGTAGCTGACTCCATTCTGACAACAATCAGTCAAGCAGCAACAGCATCTAACGTTCTATCAACAACTAGTCAAGCTTCGAAAGACAGCTCTGTTTTTAG GGAGAGTTCCAGCCCTTTGAGGTTGTTGTCAGATAAGGATCCAACATGTGTATCTCCTG GTATGTTTGATTCTGCTGTTGGACGAGATGGCCAGTCTAAAGTACCTTTACATGAGAACACCAGGACCTCAGACAAGCATCTTCTcaagacaaaagtttcaaagaagaaaagcacaaagtttttaaaaaatggtgtcACATCAGATGATCTTTACAAGAAGTTTCTCCTGAGTAGTATTAGGTGCAATGAATCTTACATAGGATTAGAGGagtttaaacagaaaaaaatgaagcttgAAATTGAACTGCTGAAAATGCAGATTCAGCAACTTGAGAGTGAATCATGCTGTGAACAAGATACTTGA
- the LOC112557719 gene encoding uncharacterized protein LOC112557719, with amino-acid sequence MIWRLCCFVLLVTAACVQCQGGMRLKAVPQTVINGTTETLEITCRPPPVDEVVNLIVLLHLEKADETSAERLVSQRGFDTVLHVTDNRTSAEGQLQGEGGAFLSLKIISPVEEDTGIYQCRFVYLSLQTFEVKFVNKNISVAFAEPDEEVPASLPEISDECSCDDVWVEVKNLRDTLITENRELKQQLRSYDDSCRVSFSAQFGSRTGNKFFSNGIIRFDTAVSNKGNAYDITNGAFIAPCDGQYFFQLTLNTNQQGDSGYVDGVIEVNNTGKARTSVFTQDLSAHHEQATTGVVVTLKKNDAVQARIQTNSAGEIYGQVWSVFSGFYISP; translated from the exons atgATCTGGCGGCTGTGCTGTTTTGTTCTGCTGGTTACTGCAGCCTGTGTGCAGTGTCAAG GGGGAATGCGCTTGAAGGCTGTTCCACAAACAGTAATCAACGGAACCACAGAGACGTTGGAAATCACCTGCCGCCCCCCGCCTGTAGACGAGGTCGTGAACCTCATCGTGTTGCTACATCTAGAGAAAGCTGATGAAACCAGCGCTGAGCGTCTAGTCTCGCAGCGAGGCTTTGATACGGTGCTGCACGTCACGGACAACAGGACCTCAGCGGAGGGCCAGCTACAGGGGGAGG GAGGTGCGTTTCTCTCGCTGAAGATCATCTCACCTGTTGAAGAGGACACAGGCATCTACCAATGTCGATTTGTGTACCTCAGCCTTCAGACGTTTGAAGTCAaatttgtcaacaaaaacattagTGTGGCCTTCGCAG AGCCAGACGAAGAGGTTCCTGCATCACTTCCCGAAATTTCTGACGAGTGTTCTTGTGATGACGTGTGGGTAGAGGTGAAAAACCTAAGAG ACACCCTGATAACTGAAAACAGAGAACTGAAACAGCAACTTCGCTCATACGATG ACTCCTGTCGTGTATCGTTTTCTGCCCAGTTTGGATCTCGGACTGGCAATAAGTTTTTCAGTAACGGAATCATTCGTTTTGACACTGCGGTGTCGAACAAG GGCAATGCATATGACATCACTAACGGTGCTTTCATCGCACCATGCGACGGCCAGTACTTCTTCCAGCTGACCCTCAACACCAACCAGCAGGGAGACTCAGGGTACGTGGACGGGGTCATCGAAGTCAACAACACAGGAAAGGCGAGGACAAGCGTGTTTACGCAGGACCTTTCGGCCCACCACGAACAGGCCACGACCGGGGTCGTGGTCACCCTCAAGAAGAACGATGCGGTGCAGGCTCGAATCCAAACTAACTCCGCAGGCGAGATCTATGGGCAGGTCTGGTCCGTCTTCTCTGGCTTTTACATAAGTCCATAG
- the LOC112557942 gene encoding uncharacterized protein LOC112557942 isoform X1: protein METAAAGMASLRGLVIKKELADDFSYPTESSFSAQSPSTANGMVSEYCTAKLKWGQTENCTCEFSTKRLKTSNIVEEGEGYTIEINPSWKEELSDFSQCETGSGHRLIKPELDLYTNTESTCMESDKVKKLPKVKLEPLENIITDDILNTAANVRENDTLRTCNKQETMHIGTKMLKQPRVNEIPEGTPSSNSILPAISREAPVADSILTTISQAATASNVLSTTSQASKDSSVFRESSSPLRLLSDKDPTCVSPGEDLHFSEDSCIIGMFDSAVGRDGQSKVPLHENTRTSDKHLLKTKVSKKKSTKFLKNGVTSDDLYKKFLLSSIRCNESYIGLEEFKQKKMKLEIELLKMQIQQLESESCCEQDT from the exons ATGGAAACAGCAGCTGCAGGCATGGCTTCCTTAAGAGGCTTGGTAATTAAGAAAGAGCTTGCAGATGATTTCTCATACCCTACTGAGTCTTCATTCTCAGCTCAATCACCATCAACAGCAAATGGAATGGTCTCAGAATACTGCACCGCAAAGCTCAAGTGGGGACAAACAGAAAACTGTACCTGTGAGTTTTCCACTAAAAGACTGAAAACTAGTAACATTGTTGAAGAAGGTGAAGGATATACAATAGAGATTAATCCAAGCTGGAAGGAAGAGTTATCTGATTTTTCACAGTGTGAAACAGGTTCGGGACATCGTCTAATAAAGCCAGAATTAGATTTGTATACAAATACAGAATCTACCTGCATGGAGTCTGACAAGGTAAAGAAATTGCCAAAGGTTAAATTAGAACCAttggaaaatattattacagATGACATACTGAACACAGCAGCAAATGTACGAGAAAATGATACTCTCAGGACATGTAATAAACAGGAGACTATGCATATT GGAACTAAGATGCTAAAGCAGCCAAGGGTAAATGAAATACCAGAAGGAACACCATCATCTAATTCCATTCTACCAGCAATTAGTCGAGAAGCACCAGTAGCTGACTCCATTCTGACAACAATCAGTCAAGCAGCAACAGCATCTAACGTTCTATCAACAACTAGTCAAGCTTCGAAAGACAGCTCTGTTTTTAG GGAGAGTTCCAGCCCTTTGAGGTTGTTGTCAGATAAGGATCCAACATGTGTATCTCCTGGTGAGGACTTGCATTTCAGTGAAGACAGCTGTATTATAG GTATGTTTGATTCTGCTGTTGGACGAGATGGCCAGTCTAAAGTACCTTTACATGAGAACACCAGGACCTCAGACAAGCATCTTCTcaagacaaaagtttcaaagaagaaaagcacaaagtttttaaaaaatggtgtcACATCAGATGATCTTTACAAGAAGTTTCTCCTGAGTAGTATTAGGTGCAATGAATCTTACATAGGATTAGAGGagtttaaacagaaaaaaatgaagcttgAAATTGAACTGCTGAAAATGCAGATTCAGCAACTTGAGAGTGAATCATGCTGTGAACAAGATACTTGA
- the LOC112557942 gene encoding uncharacterized protein LOC112557942 isoform X3: METAAAGMASLRGLVIKKELADDFSYPTESSFSAQSPSTANGMVSEYCTAKLKWGQTENCTCEFSTKRLKTSNIVEEGEGYTIEINPSWKEELSDFSQCETGSGHRLIKPELDLYTNTESTCMESDKGTKMLKQPRVNEIPEGTPSSNSILPAISREAPVADSILTTISQAATASNVLSTTSQASKDSSVFRESSSPLRLLSDKDPTCVSPGEDLHFSEDSCIIGMFDSAVGRDGQSKVPLHENTRTSDKHLLKTKVSKKKSTKFLKNGVTSDDLYKKFLLSSIRCNESYIGLEEFKQKKMKLEIELLKMQIQQLESESCCEQDT; encoded by the exons ATGGAAACAGCAGCTGCAGGCATGGCTTCCTTAAGAGGCTTGGTAATTAAGAAAGAGCTTGCAGATGATTTCTCATACCCTACTGAGTCTTCATTCTCAGCTCAATCACCATCAACAGCAAATGGAATGGTCTCAGAATACTGCACCGCAAAGCTCAAGTGGGGACAAACAGAAAACTGTACCTGTGAGTTTTCCACTAAAAGACTGAAAACTAGTAACATTGTTGAAGAAGGTGAAGGATATACAATAGAGATTAATCCAAGCTGGAAGGAAGAGTTATCTGATTTTTCACAGTGTGAAACAGGTTCGGGACATCGTCTAATAAAGCCAGAATTAGATTTGTATACAAATACAGAATCTACCTGCATGGAGTCTGACAAG GGAACTAAGATGCTAAAGCAGCCAAGGGTAAATGAAATACCAGAAGGAACACCATCATCTAATTCCATTCTACCAGCAATTAGTCGAGAAGCACCAGTAGCTGACTCCATTCTGACAACAATCAGTCAAGCAGCAACAGCATCTAACGTTCTATCAACAACTAGTCAAGCTTCGAAAGACAGCTCTGTTTTTAG GGAGAGTTCCAGCCCTTTGAGGTTGTTGTCAGATAAGGATCCAACATGTGTATCTCCTGGTGAGGACTTGCATTTCAGTGAAGACAGCTGTATTATAG GTATGTTTGATTCTGCTGTTGGACGAGATGGCCAGTCTAAAGTACCTTTACATGAGAACACCAGGACCTCAGACAAGCATCTTCTcaagacaaaagtttcaaagaagaaaagcacaaagtttttaaaaaatggtgtcACATCAGATGATCTTTACAAGAAGTTTCTCCTGAGTAGTATTAGGTGCAATGAATCTTACATAGGATTAGAGGagtttaaacagaaaaaaatgaagcttgAAATTGAACTGCTGAAAATGCAGATTCAGCAACTTGAGAGTGAATCATGCTGTGAACAAGATACTTGA
- the LOC112557417 gene encoding vacuolar protein sorting-associated protein 72 homolog → MASERSRRGNAGSRMGKLLEAEDEDEFYKTTYGGFEEEADDNDYKSEESDSESTDSDFSIDENEEVHSDANDDDEPKRKKRVVTKAYKEPKRESVPEIKKTEVKKEKKKQEISSVQIYQSPERKSLRKSTALKSQATQSRQKIREEQARILRDIADRKNVTVEDVRRLTQEELLAEAKITEQINLKSLETYQKLELEKKRTRVQKQVYRGPIIRYHSVTMPLLSDDACLEPEIDVDEDSENQRTPNVSQPVLPTEVCSRTFITFTDDKVFQEVFPQTKKKPPQKLTCPVTRLPAKYFDPVTMTPYATAQAFKFIREAYAKQLEQQKQEQNSIGPAAASQQRKKERLSASSVAHE, encoded by the exons ATGGCATCCGAACGATCGCGGAGAGGAAATGCTGGAAGTCGAATGGGAAAACTCTTAGAagctgaagatgaagatgagttTTACAAGACTACCTACGGAGGTTTTGAGGAG gAAGCAGATGATAATGACTATAAATCAGAGGAATCAGACTCTGAATCCACAGATTCTGATTTTAGCATAGATGAAAACGAAGAAGTTCACAGTGAtgccaatgatgatgatgaacccaaaagaaagaaaagagttgtTACAAAGGCATATAAG GAACCAAAACGGGAAAGTGTTCCAGAAATAAAGAAGACTGaggtgaaaaaagagaagaaaaaacaggaAATCTCATCTGTGCAGATTTATCAGTCACCAG aacgCAAATCGTTACGAAAATCCACAGCGCTGAAATCCCAAGCAACCCAGTCACGACAGAAAATAAGGGAGGAGCAAGCTCGCATCCTTAGAGATATTGCTGACAGGAAGAATGTGACTGTGGAGGATGTCAGGAGACTGACACAAGAGGAGCTTCTAGCAGAGGCAAAAATCACTGAACAAATTAACCTTAAAAGCCTTG AAACATATCAAAAGTTGGAGCTAGAGAAGAAGCGGACAAGAGTTCAGAAACAAGTTTATCGTGGGCCAATTATCCGCTATCACTCTGTTACCATGCCACTTCTCAGCGATGATGCTTGTTTAGAACCAGAGATTGATGTTGATGAAGACAG TGAAAACCAGCGCACACCAAATGTTTCTCAACCTGTTCTGCCCACTGAAGTGTGTTCACGAACTTTCATCACATTCACAGATGATAAGGTATTCCAGGAAGTTTTTCCTCAAACTAAGAAGAAACCTCCACAGAAGCTGACCTGCCCAGTAACCAGACTTCCAGCCAAATATTTTGATCCCGTCACAATGACACCTTATGCTACAGCACAAGCGTTCAAATTCATTAGAGAGGCCTATGCTAAGCAGCTGGAGCAGCAAAAACAAGAGCAAAACTCAATAGGACCTGCAGCAGCATCTCagcagaggaagaaagaaagactgtcAGCAAGCAGTGTAGCTCACGAATAA